The genomic window AATTTTGATTTGAATTGAACAGGGTTTGCCTGTTGTATTTTTTCCCATAGGTTTCACCTATGGCTGTTGGAACCATGTCAGGGTTTAGAACCCTGACATGGTTGATCCAAGATTACTGATTTTCTTCCAGCCCTTCAATGGTTTTAATCTTGCCATCGTTATCATATTCGATTTCAACGACCTTCATGCTTCTCAGCCACGTTCTTCCCCCGCTTGGAACGGAATCATGGAAGAACAGATACCACTTCCCTTCAAATTCCACAATGCTGTGGTGCGTGGTCCATCCTACCACTGGTGTCAGGATCTCTCCCTGGAAGGTAAACGGACCATAAGGATTATCACCGGTTGCATAGCAGATCAGGTGCGTATCTCCCGTGGAATAAGAGAAATAATATTTATCATTGTACTTATGCATCCACGAAGCTTCGAAAAAGTGGTGCTTGTCGCCATGAAGCAGCGGATTTTCGTTTTCATCAAGAATAAGAACGTCTTTTGGCTCTTCGCCAAATTCCAACATATTGTCACTCAACATCACTACTTTTGATGGAATGGCAGGCTCGTCGTTATTCGGGATCACCGCAGATTCCAAAGCTTTGTTGTTGCGGTACCGCTGCAATTGCCCGCCCCAGATTCCTCCGAAGTACATATAATGCTTTCCGTTGTCTTCAAAAAGGCAGGGATCGATGCTGTAACTGCCCATCATCGGATGTTTTTCCGGAACAAACGGCCCGTATGGTTTATCACTCACCGCGACTCCAATTCTGAAAATGTCGTTTTTGTCCTTTAGCGGAAAATACATATAATATTTACCGTCTTTATGGGCTACATCGCAATCCCACAACTGTCTTCCCGACCATGGAATATCCTCTACCGAAAGCACTACGCCGTGGTCTGTAATGTCACCGTTTTCCACGTTATCAAGGGAAAAAACGTGGTAATCATTCATATCGAAATGGTCGCCGTTGTCATTTTCTTCAATGCCGCTTTCACGGTCGTGGGACGGATAGATATACAGTTTGCCTTCAAAAACGTGTACAGAAGGATCAGCCATATAGTCTTTCGGGAAAAGGTATTTTGCTTTGTTCATTTTTTATAGTTTAGACTTTTAGATAATTGATTTTGTTTTCAACCACAAAAGTCACAAAAAATTTCATTCTGCTTCAAGCTATTCAAAAGTTCAGAAAAGAATTATCATATCGCTTTTTTGTTCTATTGAACCGCTCTATTTTCAAGCATTTCTTTTGTGTCTTTTGCGGTTTATTAATTTTACTTTGTTAATTCAATAATTTTCTCTACTACCGGTTTTGCCTGGTAATTACGGTCGAAAAGAAGCGGATAATCGGTTCTGCCTTTTACCGGAAAATCGTTTTTCCAAGACTGATTGTCGGTAACGCCCCATAAAGTAACCCTCCGGATTTCATTTTTATGCTTCAGGAACAATCTGAAGAAATCCAGATAACGGGTTTCCCATTCTTTCTGAACATTTTCAGGAAGCCCTTTGGTGTAAGGATTCATTTTCGCTTCGTACTCCACTTTGTCGGAAACGTTGGCCGAAGTTCCCCACGGCGAAGGAAGCGCACTGATTTCCATTTCGGTAACATTTACTTTTACGCCGGCCGCGGCATAATCCGTTAAGGCTTTCTCGTATTCTTCCAGTTTCGGATTGTCCAGTCCTACGTGGGTTTGCATTCCTACTCCATCGATCCGGATTCCTCTTGATCTTAAATCCTTAACGATTCTGGTAACGGTCTTTACTTTTTCCGGAAACCATTCGTTGTAATCGTTGTAATACAGTTCGGCATTAGGATCTGCTTCCTGTGCGTATTGGAAAGCAAGCGGAATAAATTCTTCACCAAGGATTTCGTAAAACTTAGACTTTCTGTAAGTTCCGTCTTCCATAATGGCTTCGTTTACGACATCCCAGCCTTTTACCCGGCCTTTATACCTGCCGACCAACGTGGAAATGTGAGTTTTCATCCTTTGTTTAAGAACTTCCGGTGAAACGTCTTTCCCGTCCTTGCCTACAAAAAACCATTTTGGCAGCTGCGAATGCCAAACTAGGGTATGACCGATAATGAACATCTTGTTTTTCTCTCCGAAAGCTACAAACTTATCGGCATCACCAAAGAAAAACTTCCCTTCCTGAGGCTGGATGAACATGGATTTCATACAGTTCTCCGCAACGATGGAACTGAACTGCTTTCTGATGATGTCATCCGATTTTACATCGGTCCCATCAATCTGCGGAAGGCTCATTGCGGTTCCGATATAGAATTTATTTTTGAATGCATTTTTCAGGGAGTCGCCGGAAGATGCGGTCTGTGCTGTTTTACACGAAACCGTAAGGGCTAAAATTCCTAATAATGCGGCTGCTTTCTTCATAATCAATTTTTTATAATTTATCCGTCTATTAACAGGTACTCCTATGGAGCTCTCCATTTTCTAAGAGGCTTATCTGATAATCTTTTTGTTTATCTGATTGAGCCTTATTTGTTGAAATTTAATCTTCTTTTTTCTTCTTTCTTTAAGATCCTGCTCGATCTGCACTTCCATTTTTTTGTTGATCTCATAGAACATCAGGAGTCCGCAGGCTGCAAAAAACGGAATGGCCGGGAAAATACTCACCAGCATTTTTGCACCGCTGGCCACCGTTTCCGGCTGGATGACATTTTCCGTTCCTTCGGATGAAATGTAACCGTAATGTCCGATAATGGAAGAAACCAATGAGCTTCCGATACTTAATCCCACTTTTAATCCGACCATCATGGCTGAGAAAATAATCGCTGTAGCGCGTCGGTTGTTTTTCCACTCGGAATAGTCGGCTACATCGGCAATCATCGCCCAAAGCAGCGGCGTGCTGATCCCATAGAAAAAGCCGTGGAGGATCTGGGAAAGGAACATTAATCCTACCGATTTCGGCGGATAGAATATAAAAGCAACAATGAATAAGGTAGAAATAAAAAGGGAAGCAATAAATGCATCTCTTTTACCGTATTTATCGGCAAATCTTTTAGAGAAGGTAATCCCCACAATCATCATGATGATCCCTCCGGCATTGAACAGTCCGAAACCTGCTGATCTCGGATCTTCCCCGAAGAAATTCATCCCGATGGAATTAAAAAAGTTTGTAATCGGTGAAATGAATGAAGCTAAAGCCGGCTCGTCTACATAATTGTTGAAGTAATAGACGTATGAACCTCCCTTCATCGCCAGGGTGATAAAAATAAGAGCGGTTACGGTAAGCATAATTATCCACGGCTTATTTTTGGAAAGGTCTTTCAGATCTTCTTTCAAACTTGATTTCTGTTCGGAAGTCGGAATAATCCTTTCTTTCGTCGTAAAAAAAGTAATCAGCAGCATCACCGAGCCGATAACAGCTAACCACGTCATTACCGTTTCAATACCGGCTGCTTTGTCGCCATGTCCTACGGACAAAATGATGGGAAGCATGAATACCTGAACAAAGAACTGGGCAAACATTACCGCTACAAAACGGTAGGAAGAAATGCTGTTCCGCTCTCCCATATCACCCGTAATTACTCCGCTTAGTGCGGCATACGGCAGATTATTGGCCGCATACAGTAATAAAAGTATGGAATACGTAATGGCTGCGTAGATCATTTTTCCTTTATAGGAAAAGCCGGGTGTGCTGAAGGCCAGAAACGCCGCAATTCCCAACGGAACGGCTGTAAATAAGATCCACGGACGGAATTTCCCCCATTTGGTTTTGGTACGGTCTGCCAGAGC from Chryseobacterium sp. SORGH_AS_0447 includes these protein-coding regions:
- a CDS encoding MFS transporter, with translation MNNHPQKISVSEKIGYSLGDLAANLVFQTLVTYLAYFYTDIYGLKPEDASIITLIVGLIAGFGFNPVIGALADRTKTKWGKFRPWILFTAVPLGIAAFLAFSTPGFSYKGKMIYAAITYSILLLLYAANNLPYAALSGVITGDMGERNSISSYRFVAVMFAQFFVQVFMLPIILSVGHGDKAAGIETVMTWLAVIGSVMLLITFFTTKERIIPTSEQKSSLKEDLKDLSKNKPWIIMLTVTALIFITLAMKGGSYVYYFNNYVDEPALASFISPITNFFNSIGMNFFGEDPRSAGFGLFNAGGIIMMIVGITFSKRFADKYGKRDAFIASLFISTLFIVAFIFYPPKSVGLMFLSQILHGFFYGISTPLLWAMIADVADYSEWKNNRRATAIIFSAMMVGLKVGLSIGSSLVSSIIGHYGYISSEGTENVIQPETVASGAKMLVSIFPAIPFFAACGLLMFYEINKKMEVQIEQDLKERRKKKIKFQQIRLNQINKKIIR
- a CDS encoding endo-1,4-beta-xylanase — encoded protein: MKKAAALLGILALTVSCKTAQTASSGDSLKNAFKNKFYIGTAMSLPQIDGTDVKSDDIIRKQFSSIVAENCMKSMFIQPQEGKFFFGDADKFVAFGEKNKMFIIGHTLVWHSQLPKWFFVGKDGKDVSPEVLKQRMKTHISTLVGRYKGRVKGWDVVNEAIMEDGTYRKSKFYEILGEEFIPLAFQYAQEADPNAELYYNDYNEWFPEKVKTVTRIVKDLRSRGIRIDGVGMQTHVGLDNPKLEEYEKALTDYAAAGVKVNVTEMEISALPSPWGTSANVSDKVEYEAKMNPYTKGLPENVQKEWETRYLDFFRLFLKHKNEIRRVTLWGVTDNQSWKNDFPVKGRTDYPLLFDRNYQAKPVVEKIIELTK
- a CDS encoding glycoside hydrolase family 43 protein, which encodes MNKAKYLFPKDYMADPSVHVFEGKLYIYPSHDRESGIEENDNGDHFDMNDYHVFSLDNVENGDITDHGVVLSVEDIPWSGRQLWDCDVAHKDGKYYMYFPLKDKNDIFRIGVAVSDKPYGPFVPEKHPMMGSYSIDPCLFEDNGKHYMYFGGIWGGQLQRYRNNKALESAVIPNNDEPAIPSKVVMLSDNMLEFGEEPKDVLILDENENPLLHGDKHHFFEASWMHKYNDKYYFSYSTGDTHLICYATGDNPYGPFTFQGEILTPVVGWTTHHSIVEFEGKWYLFFHDSVPSGGRTWLRSMKVVEIEYDNDGKIKTIEGLEENQ